A genome region from Sphingobacteriaceae bacterium GW460-11-11-14-LB5 includes the following:
- a CDS encoding DNA-binding response regulator: protein MSDQIKNIALVDDHVLFRKGMAALISYFPDYKILFEAANGKDLIQQLKIYGVPDIVLLDINMPEMDGYSTASWLRINHPEVNILALSTMDAEGAIIKMITNGAKGYVLKDAEPEELKRAFDEVMSKGYFYNDLVTRKVMQSLSALSSGSKISDFVKLTEREMEFLKYTCTEKTYNEIAAEMFVSPRTIDGYRNSLCEKLQLKSRTGLALYAVKNGIVKI, encoded by the coding sequence ATGTCTGATCAAATTAAAAATATAGCCCTGGTTGACGACCACGTCCTGTTCAGAAAAGGAATGGCGGCCCTAATCAGCTATTTCCCGGATTACAAAATACTATTCGAAGCTGCAAACGGAAAAGATCTTATTCAGCAACTCAAGATCTATGGAGTGCCCGATATTGTGCTGCTTGATATCAATATGCCCGAGATGGATGGTTACAGTACCGCTTCCTGGCTTCGCATCAATCACCCTGAGGTAAATATACTTGCTTTGAGTACCATGGATGCCGAAGGTGCTATTATTAAAATGATAACCAATGGCGCTAAAGGTTATGTGTTAAAAGATGCTGAACCGGAAGAGCTAAAACGTGCTTTTGATGAAGTAATGAGTAAAGGATATTTCTACAATGATTTGGTTACAAGGAAGGTCATGCAGTCGTTAAGTGCATTGTCATCAGGTTCAAAGATATCCGATTTTGTGAAATTAACAGAGCGGGAGATGGAATTTTTGAAATATACCTGCACTGAAAAAACCTATAATGAAATTGCAGCTGAAATGTTTGTGAGTCCACGTACTATTGATGGTTACAGAAATTCTTTATGTGAAAAACTACAATTAAAAAGCCGTACCGGCCTGGCACTTTATGCCGTTAAAAATGGTATAGTTAAAATTTAA